The Afipia massiliensis genome has a segment encoding these proteins:
- a CDS encoding sensor histidine kinase yields the protein MSSEETKRASPDALLALAGKEGRGRLKIFLGAAPGVGKTYAMLTAARSEKSGGKDIAAGLIETHGRRETEQLIDGFEVLPRKPIVYRNQVMREFDLDAALARRPDLLLVDEYAHTNVPGSRHPKRWQDIDELLRAGINVWTTLNIQHLESLNDVVQKISKVRVRETVPDKVFDKADEVVLVDFPPDELLKRLAEGKIYVQDTAARAVDNFFKPQNLTALRELALRRAAERVDATLIESMQAQAIEGPWAAGERILACVGPDQISPSVVRAAKRLADLMDAPWIAVTVERPGAYIDSVARQRLDEILKLAESLGAETQTLTGTDMPAELLRFAKFENVTQIVVGRARGGFINELLRRSLPHELVRRTQDIAIHLVTRAADAAGSPPRPRRRWSLEKLNALHFFYATAAVGGAVVVGEVLTRLTPIPNLSIVFLLAVLFSAMNFGIWPAIYASILSFLAYNFFFISPLHTLTVAEPYELLALVIFLVVAITSAAMAARVREQARISADRMRATRRLYEFTRRLSGLASSVDVAEGAASEIHTSLRRPVVVLLAKDDDVALTAAWPPEDELDAAAMTAARWAYNHAEPAGANTGTLPIIPWLFTPLRIGNKVLGTIGVATEKDAPPLDSEERALLDTLCGQAAAALERASLAGEMVDAKTAAEAERVRNTLLASISHDFRTPLSSILGSATSLLDYGDKLDAASKNDLLGQIKQETEGLDEMVRNLLAITRIDAGALELRSDWIDLRDIVARVVSAVRRRGARQSLAIELPADLPLVRADAILIEQAVGNIVANAVLHTPQHTHIVIDAVAADSEISLRVTDNGLGIAVDMLPRIFDRFVKGGGVNASTDGRQGTGLGLAIAKGIMEAHGGSIRAESPVAENHGTRFIMTFPRKDPKA from the coding sequence ATGTCCAGCGAGGAGACGAAGAGAGCCTCACCTGACGCTTTGTTGGCCCTCGCGGGCAAGGAGGGCCGGGGGCGACTGAAGATTTTCCTCGGCGCGGCTCCCGGTGTCGGCAAGACCTACGCGATGCTCACAGCCGCGCGCAGCGAGAAGTCCGGAGGCAAGGATATTGCCGCCGGGCTGATCGAGACGCATGGCCGGCGGGAGACCGAGCAACTCATCGACGGGTTCGAAGTTTTGCCTCGAAAGCCGATCGTCTACCGCAATCAGGTGATGCGCGAGTTTGATCTCGATGCGGCTCTCGCGCGCAGACCGGATCTTCTGCTGGTCGATGAATACGCGCACACAAACGTGCCCGGCAGCCGTCATCCCAAACGCTGGCAGGATATCGACGAGCTGCTGCGGGCAGGGATCAACGTCTGGACGACGCTGAATATCCAGCATCTGGAAAGTCTCAACGACGTTGTTCAGAAGATCAGCAAGGTACGGGTGCGCGAGACCGTGCCGGACAAGGTTTTCGACAAAGCCGATGAAGTTGTGCTGGTCGATTTTCCGCCGGACGAACTGTTGAAGCGTCTGGCTGAAGGCAAGATCTACGTTCAGGATACCGCCGCTCGCGCTGTCGACAACTTCTTTAAGCCGCAGAATCTTACGGCGCTGCGCGAACTCGCGCTGCGGCGGGCGGCCGAGCGTGTCGATGCCACTCTCATCGAAAGCATGCAGGCGCAGGCGATTGAAGGGCCCTGGGCGGCGGGTGAACGCATTCTTGCCTGTGTCGGGCCCGACCAGATCTCACCGAGCGTCGTGCGTGCAGCCAAACGTCTCGCCGACTTGATGGATGCGCCATGGATCGCGGTAACCGTGGAGCGGCCAGGTGCCTATATCGACAGCGTCGCGCGCCAGCGGCTGGACGAGATACTGAAGCTTGCCGAGAGCCTCGGAGCTGAGACCCAGACGTTGACCGGCACCGACATGCCGGCCGAACTTCTGCGGTTCGCGAAGTTCGAGAACGTAACCCAGATTGTGGTTGGCCGGGCGCGCGGGGGCTTCATCAACGAATTACTGCGGCGCTCGCTTCCGCACGAACTGGTGCGGAGAACCCAGGACATTGCGATTCATCTGGTCACGCGAGCAGCTGACGCCGCGGGGTCACCGCCGCGGCCGCGACGACGCTGGTCTTTGGAAAAATTGAACGCACTGCATTTTTTCTACGCCACTGCTGCAGTCGGCGGGGCGGTGGTGGTTGGCGAGGTTCTCACGAGGCTGACGCCCATTCCGAACCTCTCGATTGTGTTCCTGCTGGCGGTGCTGTTCAGCGCGATGAATTTCGGCATCTGGCCGGCGATCTATGCGTCGATCCTGTCGTTCCTCGCCTACAATTTCTTCTTTATTTCACCGCTGCACACCCTGACCGTTGCCGAGCCTTATGAATTGCTCGCGCTTGTCATTTTTCTCGTTGTCGCGATCACCAGCGCCGCCATGGCGGCCAGGGTTCGCGAGCAGGCGCGCATTTCGGCGGATCGGATGCGGGCAACACGTCGGTTGTACGAGTTTACGCGGCGGCTGTCGGGACTGGCCAGCTCAGTTGATGTTGCGGAGGGTGCTGCGAGCGAAATTCACACCAGTTTGAGGCGGCCGGTCGTGGTGTTGCTGGCAAAGGATGACGATGTGGCGCTAACGGCGGCCTGGCCACCGGAGGACGAACTCGATGCCGCGGCGATGACGGCCGCGCGCTGGGCCTACAATCACGCCGAGCCCGCCGGCGCAAACACAGGTACGCTGCCCATTATCCCGTGGCTTTTTACGCCGCTGAGGATCGGCAATAAGGTGCTGGGGACGATTGGCGTTGCGACCGAGAAAGACGCACCGCCGCTCGACTCGGAGGAGCGAGCCTTGCTCGACACCTTATGCGGACAGGCGGCGGCTGCGCTTGAGCGGGCGTCATTGGCTGGCGAAATGGTCGACGCCAAGACCGCTGCCGAGGCCGAGCGGGTCCGCAATACCTTGCTGGCTTCGATCTCCCATGATTTCCGCACGCCGCTGTCATCGATACTTGGGTCTGCGACGAGTCTTCTCGATTATGGCGACAAACTCGATGCGGCGTCGAAGAACGATTTGCTCGGACAGATCAAGCAGGAGACTGAAGGTCTCGATGAAATGGTGCGCAACCTGCTGGCGATCACGCGGATCGACGCGGGGGCGCTTGAGTTGCGAAGCGATTGGATCGATCTGCGCGACATCGTGGCGCGGGTCGTCAGCGCGGTGCGTCGTCGTGGTGCTCGGCAATCATTGGCGATCGAATTGCCAGCCGATCTGCCGCTGGTGCGCGCCGATGCGATACTGATCGAACAGGCCGTTGGCAATATCGTCGCCAATGCAGTGCTGCACACCCCGCAACACACGCATATCGTTATTGATGCCGTGGCAGCAGACAGTGAAATATCTCTGCGGGTGACGGACAACGGGCTTGGCATTGCCGTTGATATGCTTCCGCGAATCTTCGACCGCTTCGTAAAAGGGGGCGGCGTGAATGCAAGCACCGACGGCAGGCAGGGGACCGGGCTTGGGCTTGCCATTGCCAAGGGCATCATGGAAGCGCATGGAGGTTCAATCCGGGCGGAGAGCCCTGTTGCTGAGAACCACGGCACCCGCTTCATCATGACATT
- a CDS encoding K(+)-transporting ATPase subunit C translates to MLREIRPALVFLIGLVAITGLIYPLAMTGAAQVLFPYQAQGSLIEQDGKVIGSALIGQQFTEARYFHGRPSATTGPDPQDSSKTTAAPYNASNSMGSNLGPTSKVLAERLASGVETLKKENSSAAVPVDLVTTSGSGLDPDISPEAALFQVPRVAKARGLQEARLRSLVDGMVATRSLGFLGEPRVNVLQLNLAMDKMGS, encoded by the coding sequence ATGTTGAGAGAAATTCGTCCCGCACTTGTGTTCCTTATCGGCCTTGTGGCCATCACCGGGTTGATCTATCCGCTGGCGATGACGGGAGCGGCGCAGGTGCTGTTCCCCTATCAGGCCCAAGGCAGCCTGATCGAACAGGACGGCAAGGTGATCGGTTCTGCGCTGATCGGGCAGCAATTCACGGAAGCCAGGTATTTCCATGGCCGGCCGTCAGCGACAACCGGGCCTGACCCGCAGGACTCATCGAAGACCACCGCGGCTCCGTACAATGCCTCGAACTCCATGGGTTCGAATCTCGGCCCGACCAGCAAGGTGCTGGCCGAGCGGCTCGCGAGTGGCGTTGAGACTCTGAAGAAGGAGAATTCCTCGGCGGCTGTCCCGGTCGACCTTGTGACCACGTCGGGAAGCGGGCTTGACCCGGATATCTCCCCGGAAGCGGCGCTGTTTCAAGTGCCGCGGGTTGCGAAAGCGCGGGGCTTGCAGGAAGCGCGACTTCGCTCGCTTGTGGATGGGATGGTCGCGACGCGCAGTCTCGGCTTTCTGGGTGAACCTCGCGTAAATGTGCTGCAGTTGAACCTTGCAATGGATAAGATGGGTTCGTGA
- the kdpB gene encoding potassium-transporting ATPase subunit KdpB, which produces MESVKLRKRVSATTLLDPSIVLPAIGQAFVKLNPRTLAKNPVMFVLEVVTLLTTVLLIRDIVIGAENIAFEMQITIWLWFTVLFANFAEAVAEGRGKAQADTLRQTRTETRAKRLLSADNDELYEGVSADQLEAGDLVVCTAGDIIPGDGEVIEGIASVNEAAVTGESAPVIRESGGDRSAVTGGTTVISDRIVIRITSSPGSSFLDRMIKLVEGADRQKTPNEIALNILLVGLTIIFVFATATIPSYVAYAGGSISVVVLVALFVTLIPTTIGALLSAIGIAGMDRLVRFNVLAMSGRAVEAAGDVDTLLLDKTGTITFGNRFATEIIVVPGVSEREAAEAALLASDADETAEGRSIITMAAEKYGVQREEAPKGSAFIPFSAVTRLSGVDIGTRKLRKGAIDSVLKFARDEAGGDITEPPAFRAAVDRIARSGGTPLGLADGGRILGVIHLKDVVKPDVKDRFAALRRMGIKTVMITGDNPVTAASIASEAGVDDFIAEATPEDKLRYIRSEQANGRLIAMCGDGTNDAPALAQADVGVAMQSGTQAAREAGNMVDLDSDPTKLIEVVEIGKQLLMTRGALTTFSIANDVAKYFAIIPAMFVAFYPQLGVLNVMQLSTPQSAILSAIIFNALIIIGLIPLALKGVKYRPVGAAALLRRNLLVYALGGVILPFIGIKAIDLVVTALKLA; this is translated from the coding sequence ATGGAATCCGTTAAACTGCGCAAGCGCGTATCGGCGACGACGCTGCTCGATCCGTCCATCGTGCTGCCCGCCATCGGTCAGGCGTTCGTCAAACTCAATCCGCGCACACTCGCCAAGAATCCGGTGATGTTCGTGCTCGAGGTGGTCACGCTGCTGACGACGGTGCTGCTGATACGCGACATCGTCATCGGCGCCGAGAACATCGCGTTTGAGATGCAGATCACCATATGGCTGTGGTTTACCGTGCTGTTTGCCAATTTCGCCGAAGCCGTCGCGGAAGGACGCGGCAAGGCGCAGGCCGATACGCTGCGGCAGACCCGAACGGAAACGCGCGCCAAGCGGCTTCTGTCGGCTGACAACGATGAACTCTATGAGGGCGTGTCGGCGGACCAGCTTGAAGCAGGGGACCTCGTTGTCTGTACGGCGGGCGACATCATTCCCGGCGACGGCGAGGTGATCGAGGGTATTGCATCGGTCAACGAAGCTGCGGTCACTGGCGAATCGGCGCCGGTGATCCGGGAATCCGGCGGTGACCGCTCGGCGGTCACAGGCGGCACCACGGTGATCTCCGACCGTATCGTCATCCGTATCACGTCATCGCCGGGATCATCCTTTCTCGATCGCATGATCAAGCTGGTGGAAGGCGCGGACCGGCAGAAAACGCCGAACGAGATTGCGTTGAACATTCTGCTGGTCGGTTTGACGATCATTTTCGTGTTCGCGACGGCCACAATCCCGAGCTATGTCGCCTATGCTGGCGGTTCGATCTCGGTGGTGGTGCTGGTCGCACTGTTTGTGACGTTAATTCCCACCACCATCGGCGCGCTGTTGTCCGCGATTGGAATCGCGGGCATGGATCGCCTGGTTCGCTTCAACGTGCTGGCGATGTCGGGTCGTGCAGTCGAGGCCGCAGGTGACGTCGATACGTTGCTGTTGGACAAAACCGGCACGATTACTTTCGGCAATCGGTTCGCGACGGAGATTATCGTTGTGCCTGGCGTCTCGGAACGCGAGGCGGCCGAAGCTGCATTGCTTGCGAGCGATGCCGACGAGACGGCGGAAGGCCGTTCGATCATAACGATGGCAGCGGAGAAGTATGGCGTCCAACGCGAGGAGGCGCCGAAGGGCTCGGCGTTCATTCCTTTCTCGGCTGTGACGCGCCTGTCCGGCGTCGATATCGGCACGCGCAAGCTGCGGAAGGGCGCAATCGATTCGGTTCTGAAATTCGCCCGCGACGAGGCGGGCGGGGATATCACCGAGCCGCCTGCATTCCGCGCCGCGGTCGACCGGATCGCTCGCTCCGGCGGCACGCCGCTCGGATTGGCAGATGGTGGGCGTATCCTTGGCGTGATCCACCTCAAGGACGTGGTGAAGCCTGATGTGAAAGACAGGTTTGCAGCTCTGCGGCGGATGGGCATCAAAACGGTGATGATCACCGGCGACAACCCGGTGACGGCGGCCTCCATCGCATCTGAAGCGGGCGTCGATGATTTCATCGCCGAAGCGACACCGGAAGACAAGTTGCGGTACATTCGCAGCGAACAGGCGAACGGACGTCTGATCGCGATGTGCGGTGACGGCACCAACGACGCTCCTGCATTGGCGCAGGCGGATGTCGGTGTGGCGATGCAGAGCGGCACTCAGGCGGCGCGAGAAGCCGGCAACATGGTCGATCTTGATTCCGATCCCACCAAGCTGATCGAGGTGGTGGAGATCGGAAAGCAATTGCTGATGACGCGCGGAGCGCTGACGACATTCTCCATTGCCAACGACGTGGCGAAGTACTTCGCGATCATTCCGGCGATGTTTGTGGCGTTCTATCCGCAACTCGGCGTGTTGAACGTGATGCAACTGTCGACTCCGCAAAGCGCGATTTTGTCGGCAATCATCTTCAACGCACTCATTATCATCGGCCTGATTCCGCTGGCGCTTAAGGGTGTGAAGTATCGTCCTGTCGGTGCGGCAGCATTGCTGCGGCGGAATTTGCTGGTCTACGCGCTCGGCGGTGTGATCCTGCCGTTCATCGGCATCAAGGCGATCGATCTTGTGGTTACAGCCCTGAAGTTGGCTTGA